In a single window of the Phaeobacter sp. G2 genome:
- a CDS encoding YceI family protein → MKKILAAAALVGLSTTAAFAAPEKYVLDSSHSQIVFSYNHLGFSTGVGMFSGFEGEIMFDQEDPANSSVSVSMPLNSMLTGWQARFDHFMSADFFGAEGDEQITFTSSKIEVTGDTTAHITGDLTLNGVTKSVVLDATLNQVGDHPMAGKPWAGFDATTTLVRSDYGLGKFAPYVGDEVSVQISVEAMKAE, encoded by the coding sequence ATGAAAAAGATCCTTGCTGCTGCAGCACTTGTCGGCCTGAGCACAACCGCAGCCTTTGCTGCCCCCGAGAAGTATGTCCTGGACTCCAGCCACAGCCAGATCGTGTTCAGCTACAACCACCTCGGGTTCTCGACCGGCGTTGGGATGTTCTCGGGCTTTGAAGGCGAGATCATGTTTGATCAGGAAGACCCTGCAAACTCCAGTGTTTCCGTTTCCATGCCGCTGAACTCCATGTTGACCGGCTGGCAGGCGCGGTTTGATCACTTCATGTCCGCTGATTTCTTTGGCGCCGAGGGCGACGAGCAGATCACCTTCACCTCCAGCAAGATTGAAGTGACAGGCGACACCACAGCTCACATCACCGGCGATCTGACCCTGAATGGCGTCACCAAATCCGTGGTTCTGGACGCAACCCTGAACCAGGTTGGCGATCACCCAATGGCAGGTAAGCCCTGGGCTGGTTTTGATGCCACCACTACGCTGGTGCGGTCTGACTATGGCCTCGGCAAATTTGCGCCATATGTAGGCGATGAGGTCTCTGTGCAGATCTCTGTTGAAGCGATGAAAGCTGAGTAA
- a CDS encoding DUF5708 family protein — translation MSISSQAPLPYGHQYRSRFMGNARTAGNLATAMPLVLSFEANWGVRILMLRGLGLATLVSASGLWLFPSNVADPELSLLKVGVSVLFCVLGLVLMTTRNQSQPPEACFDPVRRELRVLRCDAHGQPKTVLRRSYDTIGGARLNDGAVQLFENDGSLLIEIPLGSTAARSQLRDQLSGAVQLFN, via the coding sequence ATGAGCATTTCCAGCCAGGCCCCGCTGCCCTATGGGCACCAGTACCGTTCCAGATTTATGGGCAACGCGCGCACCGCTGGAAACCTGGCGACGGCGATGCCACTGGTTTTGAGCTTTGAGGCAAATTGGGGAGTGCGTATCCTTATGCTGCGTGGTCTGGGACTTGCCACACTGGTCAGCGCCAGCGGGTTGTGGCTGTTTCCAAGCAATGTTGCCGATCCTGAACTGAGCCTGCTGAAGGTTGGTGTCTCGGTATTGTTTTGTGTGCTCGGCCTGGTGTTGATGACCACCCGTAACCAGAGCCAGCCGCCAGAGGCCTGTTTTGATCCGGTGCGCCGTGAGTTGCGGGTGCTGCGCTGCGATGCCCATGGGCAGCCCAAAACGGTTCTGCGCCGCAGCTACGATACCATTGGCGGTGCCCGGTTGAATGACGGAGCAGTGCAATTGTTTGAAAATGACGGCAGCCTACTGATCGAGATTCCCCTTGGCAGCACGGCGGCGCGCAGCCAATTGCGCGACCAGCTGAGCGGCGCGGTGCAATTGTTCAATTGA
- the rpsF gene encoding 30S ribosomal protein S6, with protein sequence MPLYEHVMIARQDLSNSQAEGLVEHFGAVLADNEGKLVDSEYWGVKTMAYKINKNRKGHYAFLRTDAPAAAVQEMERLMRLHDDVMRVLTIKVDEHAEGPSVQMQKRDERDTRRERR encoded by the coding sequence ATGCCCCTCTATGAGCATGTTATGATTGCGCGTCAGGATCTGTCCAACTCGCAAGCTGAAGGTCTCGTCGAACATTTTGGTGCCGTATTGGCTGACAACGAAGGTAAGCTCGTTGACAGTGAATACTGGGGCGTCAAAACGATGGCCTACAAGATCAACAAAAACCGCAAGGGCCACTATGCCTTCCTGCGCACCGATGCACCTGCAGCGGCTGTTCAGGAAATGGAACGCCTGATGCGCCTGCATGATGACGTGATGCGCGTTCTGACCATCAAGGTCGACGAGCACGCCGAAGGACCTTCGGTCCAGATGCAGAAACGTGACGAACGCGACACCCGTCGCGAGCGCCGCTGA
- the rpsR gene encoding 30S ribosomal protein S18: MAAKPFFRRRKVCPFSGDNAPKIDYKDTRLLQRYISERGKIVPSRITAVSAKKQRELARAIKRARFLALLPYAVK, translated from the coding sequence ATGGCAGCCAAACCATTTTTCCGCCGTCGTAAAGTCTGCCCCTTCTCGGGCGACAACGCGCCAAAGATCGATTACAAAGACACCCGTCTTCTGCAGCGCTACATCTCTGAGCGTGGCAAGATCGTACCTTCGCGTATCACCGCCGTTTCGGCAAAGAAGCAGCGTGAACTGGCCCGTGCTATCAAGCGCGCCCGCTTCCTCGCCCTGCTGCCCTATGCTGTTAAGTAA
- the rplI gene encoding 50S ribosomal protein L9, whose protein sequence is MQVILLERVAKLGQMGDVVDVKPGFARNFLLPQAKAKVASEANLAAFEEQKAQLEARNLETKAEAAALAEKLDGQQFVVIRSASDAGSLYGSVTTRDAADAASEAGFSVDKKQVVLIDPIKDLGLHTVLVKLHPEVEAQIKLNVARSAEEAELQASGKSIQELAAEEEAAAEFEISELFDDIGSAASDDDDEGDAPAAAADEESAT, encoded by the coding sequence ATGCAAGTTATCCTTCTTGAACGTGTGGCCAAGCTGGGCCAGATGGGCGACGTTGTAGACGTCAAACCCGGGTTTGCCCGCAACTTCCTGCTGCCCCAGGCGAAAGCCAAGGTCGCATCGGAAGCCAACCTGGCCGCCTTTGAAGAACAGAAAGCGCAGCTGGAAGCACGCAATCTGGAAACCAAGGCAGAAGCCGCCGCTCTGGCTGAAAAGCTGGACGGTCAGCAGTTCGTCGTGATTCGCTCCGCTTCGGATGCCGGTTCGCTTTACGGTTCTGTCACCACTCGTGACGCCGCCGATGCCGCCAGCGAAGCCGGGTTCTCGGTCGACAAAAAGCAGGTTGTTCTGATCGATCCGATCAAAGACCTCGGCCTGCACACCGTTTTGGTCAAACTGCACCCAGAAGTCGAAGCTCAGATCAAACTGAACGTAGCCCGTTCGGCCGAAGAAGCTGAGCTGCAGGCCTCTGGTAAATCGATCCAGGAGCTCGCTGCCGAAGAGGAAGCAGCTGCTGAATTCGAAATCTCTGAACTGTTTGACGATATCGGTTCTGCCGCATCTGACGACGATGACGAGGGCGATGCCCCCGCAGCGGCAGCTGACGAAGAGTCTGCAACCTGA
- a CDS encoding helix-turn-helix transcriptional regulator: MPIRVNLDMMLVRRKVKSRELAAAVGITEANLSLLKSGKVKGVRFATLDAICQFLECQPGDILEHLPEEDS, encoded by the coding sequence ATGCCGATCCGTGTGAACCTTGATATGATGCTGGTCCGTCGCAAAGTGAAATCCCGGGAACTGGCCGCGGCGGTTGGCATCACCGAGGCCAATCTGTCCCTGCTCAAATCCGGCAAGGTCAAGGGCGTGCGCTTTGCAACGCTGGATGCGATCTGCCAGTTTCTGGAGTGCCAGCCCGGCGACATTCTGGAACATCTGCCGGAAGAGGACAGTTAG
- a CDS encoding complement resistance protein TraT, producing the protein MTDKFVTPKLILTAAVTALGLGVSACGLSPAAQPLRTSGPISASYNSDLVDCRQIAMRYDNELTSEGAMIGALIGAATGAGESHEDAIAGAAIGGLIGAAEGTMDKEEKQREMIIRCMQNRDHPVIG; encoded by the coding sequence ATGACCGACAAATTTGTGACCCCAAAACTGATCCTGACCGCCGCCGTCACCGCCCTGGGCCTAGGCGTGAGCGCCTGCGGCCTGTCGCCGGCCGCGCAACCGCTGCGCACCAGTGGCCCGATCTCAGCCAGCTACAACAGTGATCTGGTGGATTGCCGCCAAATCGCGATGCGATACGACAATGAGCTGACATCAGAAGGGGCCATGATCGGCGCTTTGATTGGTGCCGCAACCGGCGCCGGGGAATCCCACGAGGATGCCATTGCCGGAGCCGCCATTGGCGGGCTGATCGGCGCCGCAGAAGGCACAATGGACAAGGAAGAAAAGCAACGCGAGATGATCATTCGCTGCATGCAGAACCGGGACCATCCCGTAATCGGCTAA
- a CDS encoding lytic transglycosylase domain-containing protein, translated as MTFRNSGKTMILLLSLAVPLASTACSPVKPGGAGTQITPPLYPNETPQLRQSINHWADHYEVPRALVHRLAIRESTHRPKAINRPYYGLLQILPATARSMGFSGAPKDLLDADTNLEYSVKYLRGAWLLSDGSFDTAVKHYSRGYYYEAKRRGMLKETGLVK; from the coding sequence ATGACATTCAGAAACAGCGGCAAAACTATGATTCTTTTGCTGAGCTTGGCCGTGCCGCTGGCATCCACAGCCTGCAGCCCGGTCAAACCAGGTGGGGCAGGAACCCAAATCACCCCGCCGCTTTACCCTAATGAAACACCGCAACTGCGGCAAAGCATCAACCATTGGGCAGACCACTATGAGGTTCCGCGCGCCCTGGTACATCGCCTGGCAATCCGCGAAAGCACCCATCGCCCCAAGGCCATCAACCGCCCCTACTATGGCCTATTGCAGATCCTGCCGGCCACCGCACGTTCCATGGGCTTTTCCGGCGCGCCGAAGGACTTGCTGGATGCGGATACAAACCTTGAGTATTCGGTGAAATACCTGCGCGGCGCCTGGCTCTTGTCGGATGGCAGTTTTGATACTGCGGTCAAACACTATTCGCGCGGCTACTACTACGAGGCGAAACGGCGCGGCATGTTGAAAGAGACCGGATTGGTGAAATAA
- a CDS encoding bifunctional 2',3'-cyclic-nucleotide 2'-phosphodiesterase/3'-nucleotidase — MPISLDRRSFLAGSAGFIALHPFSLQAASNQMHLRLMETTDLHVHVFPYDYYADKPRDTVGLARTASIVNDIRAEATNALLLDNGDFLQGNPMGDYIAYERGMREGDLHPVIAAMNTVGFDASTLGNHEFNYGLDFLMKSLAGAQFPVVCANIAKETGAGPRDDKTLLPPYVLMDRELTDGAGAKHAIKIGLIGFVPPQVMNWDRRHLEGNVQARDILQAARAYVPEMKEKGADIIIALSHSGIGGGQETDGMENASLVLAGVDGIDAIMTGHSHLVFPSSKYDGLDGIDVAKGTLQGKPATMGGYWGSHLGLIDLMLERDAGGWRVVGHAAEARPISKRNEDRSITALVKSDAQVLASVAQQHEETLAYVRRAVGKTDAPLHSYFALVADDPSVQIVSIAQSWYIAQMLKGTKYEGLPILSAAAPFKAGGRGGPEYFTDVPKGDVAIKNVSDLYLYPNTARAVLVTGAQVKDWLERSAGMFNQVEPGKADQILLNPDFPSYNFDVMDGVRYQIDLSQPSKFSSKGVLQNPEANRIVNLTFNGAPIDPAAKFIIATNNYRAGGGGDFPGAMGDTIVFEGPDTNRDVIVRYIVEKGTISPRADANWSFAPLPGTSVLFDTGPKASDYAKDVQGVTLSAAGDGPDGFARFRIDL, encoded by the coding sequence ATGCCGATCTCACTTGACCGCCGGTCTTTTCTCGCTGGCAGCGCCGGCTTCATCGCGCTGCACCCGTTTTCTCTGCAGGCCGCCTCGAACCAGATGCATCTGCGATTGATGGAAACCACCGACCTGCATGTGCATGTCTTTCCGTATGATTATTACGCCGACAAACCCCGCGATACGGTAGGGCTGGCCCGCACCGCCTCGATCGTCAATGACATCCGGGCAGAGGCCACCAATGCGCTGTTGCTGGACAATGGCGATTTCTTGCAGGGCAACCCGATGGGGGACTACATCGCCTATGAACGCGGAATGCGCGAAGGCGATCTGCATCCAGTGATTGCCGCAATGAATACCGTGGGCTTTGATGCCTCGACACTGGGCAATCACGAGTTCAACTATGGCCTTGATTTCCTGATGAAATCCCTTGCCGGAGCGCAGTTCCCGGTGGTCTGCGCCAATATCGCCAAAGAAACCGGGGCTGGCCCGCGTGACGATAAAACCCTACTGCCCCCCTATGTGCTGATGGACCGCGAACTGACCGATGGTGCCGGCGCTAAACATGCGATCAAAATTGGCCTCATTGGCTTTGTGCCGCCGCAGGTGATGAACTGGGATCGCCGCCATCTAGAAGGTAATGTCCAGGCCCGTGATATCCTGCAGGCCGCACGTGCCTATGTGCCGGAAATGAAGGAGAAAGGCGCCGATATTATCATCGCTCTGTCCCACTCTGGCATTGGCGGGGGACAGGAAACTGATGGCATGGAGAATGCCTCATTGGTGCTGGCTGGTGTGGACGGCATTGACGCCATCATGACCGGCCATAGCCACCTGGTGTTTCCCTCCTCCAAATATGACGGGCTGGATGGTATCGACGTGGCCAAAGGGACCCTGCAGGGCAAACCCGCCACCATGGGCGGCTATTGGGGCAGCCACCTGGGGCTGATTGATCTGATGCTGGAACGCGACGCAGGTGGCTGGCGCGTTGTCGGCCATGCCGCTGAAGCCCGCCCCATTTCCAAACGGAATGAGGATCGATCAATCACCGCGCTGGTGAAAAGCGACGCACAGGTGCTGGCCTCTGTCGCCCAGCAGCACGAGGAAACCCTGGCCTATGTGCGCCGCGCGGTGGGGAAAACCGATGCGCCGCTGCATAGCTATTTTGCCCTGGTTGCCGATGACCCTTCGGTGCAGATCGTGTCGATTGCACAAAGCTGGTACATCGCCCAGATGCTGAAGGGCACCAAATACGAAGGCCTGCCAATTCTATCAGCCGCAGCCCCGTTCAAGGCTGGTGGCCGTGGCGGGCCTGAGTATTTCACCGATGTGCCAAAAGGCGATGTGGCGATCAAGAATGTCTCGGACCTATATCTTTACCCCAACACCGCCCGCGCGGTTCTGGTGACCGGCGCCCAGGTCAAGGACTGGCTGGAGCGTTCAGCCGGCATGTTCAATCAGGTAGAGCCGGGCAAGGCAGACCAGATCCTGCTCAACCCTGACTTCCCAAGCTACAATTTTGATGTGATGGACGGGGTGCGCTACCAGATCGACCTGAGCCAGCCGTCAAAATTCAGCAGCAAGGGCGTTCTGCAGAACCCAGAAGCCAATCGTATCGTCAACCTGACCTTCAACGGCGCGCCAATCGACCCAGCGGCCAAGTTCATCATTGCCACCAACAACTACCGTGCCGGCGGCGGCGGCGATTTCCCCGGCGCTATGGGGGACACCATCGTCTTTGAAGGGCCTGACACCAACCGCGATGTGATTGTGCGCTACATTGTGGAGAAGGGCACCATCAGCCCCCGCGCCGATGCCAACTGGAGCTTTGCGCCCCTGCCCGGCACCAGTGTTCTGTTCGATACCGGCCCCAAAGCAAGCGACTATGCCAAGGATGTTCAGGGTGTCACCCTGTCAGCCGCAGGCGACGGTCCCGATGGTTTTGCCCGCTTCCGCATTGACCTCTAG